The DNA segment CGGATCGGTCTCGCGTACGCGGCGACCTGGTGAGCACAATCAGCAGCCACTTACTCCACGGCCGTCCAAGTCACGAGCATGCAGATCAAGAGCAGACAGCCCGCCGAGGGTGCCGCGGAGCGGCTCACGCTCGTCCCCGAGCATCTCGACGATCTGTGGCATCTCACCTACGTGCTCGAGCCCGGTGATCTGGTCTCCGCGGACACGACCCGGCGAATCCAGCGCAACGACGACCAGATGCGCGACACCGGCGGCGAGCGCGAACCCATGCGGGTGACGATCTCGGTCGAGGACGTCGAGTTCCACAAGTTCGCGAACCGCCTCAGGGTGGGCGGCGAGATCACCTGGGCCTCCCGTGAGGACCAACTGGGCCACCACCACACGCTCAACGTCGAGGAGCACGACGAACTCGAGGTCGAGAAGGTGCTGAAGGCCGACCAGCGAGAGCGCCTCGAGGAGGCCGAGGAGGCCGCGGAGAACCCCGACGTGGCGATCGTCACCGTCGAGGAGGGCGAGGCGTACGTCCACACCGTCGCCCAGTACGGCACCGAGGAGCGCGCCTCGATCACCGGGCCGACCGGCAAGGGCGAGTACGCCCGCGCGCGTTCGGAGCTGTTCGAGGAGATCGCGGCCGCCCTCTCGCGGATGGACGTCGACGCGATCATCCTCGCGGGGCCGGGGTTCACCAAGCAGGACGCCTACGACTACATCGAGGAGAACGCCGCCGACCTGGTCGAGCGGATCACGCTGGTCGACACCTCGGGCGTCGGCGATCGCGGGGTTCACGAGGTGTTGAAGCGAGGTGCGGTCGAGGACGTCCAGGCCGAGACCCGCATCGCCCGCGAGGCCGAGCTCATCGACGAGCTCACCCGGCGGATCGGCGAGGGCGCGAAGGCGACCTACGGGGTCGAGGAGACCGCCGAGGCCGCCGAGTTCGGCGCGGTCGAACGGCTGTTGATCCTCGACGAGCGACTCCGCGAGGAGCGCGGCGGTTCGGGCGACTGGGAGCTCGACGTCAACGACCTGATCACCACCGTCGAGCAGAAGGGCGGCGAGGTAACCGTGTTCTCGAGCGAGTTCGCCCCCGCCGAGCAGCTCAGAAACCTCGGCGGCGTCGCCGCGTTGCTTCGCTACCGGCTCAACTGATACCGACATCGGAAGATCTAGTGGACCGATACATACCTTTTCTTAGCAAATTACTAAGCCGATTCGTACCCATGGTAATACGCTATGGCATCCGAAGAGAAACAACACGGCAGCGGCAGCGTCGAACCGGGCGATACGAGCCAGCGCGTCGGGATGGAGGTCATCCGCGAGCGCGGGGGCGACCCCGAGGAGATCCGCGAGAAGCTGATCGACGCCATCGGCGCGGAGTTCACCACCTACTACTACTACACCAACCTCCGAACCCACCTCGCCGGAAACGAGGACTACAAGGAGATCACTGAGGACGCGCGCCTCGAGGACCGCGCGCACTTCGAGCTCGTGATGCCG comes from the Halalkalicoccus sp. CG83 genome and includes:
- a CDS encoding mRNA surveillance protein pelota, with amino-acid sequence MQIKSRQPAEGAAERLTLVPEHLDDLWHLTYVLEPGDLVSADTTRRIQRNDDQMRDTGGEREPMRVTISVEDVEFHKFANRLRVGGEITWASREDQLGHHHTLNVEEHDELEVEKVLKADQRERLEEAEEAAENPDVAIVTVEEGEAYVHTVAQYGTEERASITGPTGKGEYARARSELFEEIAAALSRMDVDAIILAGPGFTKQDAYDYIEENAADLVERITLVDTSGVGDRGVHEVLKRGAVEDVQAETRIAREAELIDELTRRIGEGAKATYGVEETAEAAEFGAVERLLILDERLREERGGSGDWELDVNDLITTVEQKGGEVTVFSSEFAPAEQLRNLGGVAALLRYRLN